The following nucleotide sequence is from Tolumonas lignilytica.
CGCCAATGCAGTCGCGACGCCGTGCTGACCTGCGCCGGTTTCGGCGATGATGCGGGTTTTTCCCATACGTTTGGCCAGCAGCGCCTGACCTAGTACCTGATTGGTTTTGTGCGCGCCGCCGTGCAGCAAATCTTCACGTTTCAGATAAAGTTTGGTTTTGGTGCCTTTGGTCAGATTACGACACAGTGTCAGTGGCGTTGGACGTCCGGCATATTCTTTTAACAGATGCTGGAATTCAGCCTGAAATTCAGGGTCATCCTTGGCGTCAACAAATGCTTTTTCCAGCTCCAGCAGCACTGGCATCAGAATTTGCGGGGAGTACATCCCGCCAAATTCACCGAAAAACGGGTCAAGTAAAGTCATTGCAATTCCTTTTTACAAAAATCAGTAGTTACGCAGTGCTACAAAGGCACGCTGGATTTTGTCGGCATCTTTGATGCCGGGCGCACTTTCGACGCCGGAATTCAGATCAAGACCGAGGCAGCCAACTTTGACCGCAGCGGCGATGTTGTCCGGGTTAATGCCACCGGCCAGCATCAGTTTTTCTTTCGGTAAATCGGCCAGCAGCGACCAGTCAAAGCTGTGGCCAGTACCGCCACTCTGATTGCCTACTTTGCTGTCGAGCAACAGGCGATCGGCACTGTAATTCAGCTCGGGTAATGAGTCGGATATAGCAATTGCTTTCCAGATCTGACAGCCGGGGATCAGAGAGCGTAATTGCTTAATATACGACTCAGTTTCATCACCATGTAGCTGCACAGCAAACAGTTTCAGTGTTTCAACAACAGACTGGATGGTTTCTTTGCTGGCATTACGGAATACACCGACATAATTCAGCGGAGCAGCGTCGGTAATAGCATTGGCTTGAGCCACAGAAACACAACGCGGGCTGCCTTCCACGAAAATCAACCCACCGAAGACGGCACCTGCGGTATAAGCGGTTTTCGCATCCTCGGTTCGAGTCAGGCCGCAAACCTTGTTCTGGCCGAGGATCAGTTTACGACAGGCCATGTCGAGATCGGCCTCTTCCATCAGTGAGCTGCCGACCAGAAAGCCGTTGGCATAGTGTGCTAGATCTTTGACCTGTGCATGATGATAGATGCCAGACTCGCAAATCACCACGCGATCTTTCGGCACCAGCGGTGCCAGCTCGCGGGTACGATTCAGGTCGATTTTCAGATCACGCAGGTCACGGTTGTTAATGCCAATGACTTCTGCACCTAAAGCAATAGCGCGCTCGATCTCTTCTTCGCTGATGGCTTCGGTCAGAACGCCCATGTTCAGTGATTTGGCGACTGTTGCCAGCTCACGGTATTGTTCGTCGTTCAACACCGATAACATCAGCAGTATCGCATCGGCCTGATGATGGCGTGCCAGATAGATCTGATACGGATCGATGATGAAATCTTTGCACAGCACCGGTACCGAGACTTCTTTGCGTACTTGCGGCAGGAAAGCAAAATTGCCCTGGAAGTATTTTTCATCGGTCAGCACGGAAATTGCGGACGCATAACGACCGTAAACCTTGGCAATGGCTGAAGGAGAAAAATCATCCCGAATAAGCCCTTTGGATGGTGACGCCTTTTTGCACTCCAGAATAAAGGCCGTCTTGCCGCGCAAAGCATTCACAAAATCACGATCACTCGGTGTCAGTGATGTCAGAAAAGTTTCCAGTGGTTGCGCAGCTTTACGTGCGGCAATCCACAGTGCCTTGTCAGCGACAATTTTACCCAGCACCGTTGAGGCGAGCGCCTGATTAAACAACATCCTGTTACTCCTTGTGACTCAGGGTGGCGAGCTGAGTGACTTTATCTAATGCATCACCGCTACGCAGGGTTTCGATTGCCATTTCCGCACCTTGTTTCAGGTTTTCAACCAGACCGCCCATTTTCAGCAGTGGCGCCAGATTGATAGCTATCGCTGTTTGCTGAGCCTCGGTGCCTTTACCAGCCAGCAGGTTTTCTGTGATCTGGCGGTTTTCTTCCGGCTCACCGCCGCGAATGGCTTCCAGCGTGTGGTATTTCAGACCAAAATCGGCTGGAGTCAGCGTGTAATAGCGAATATGCTCGCCCTGAATTTCGGCTACCTGTGTTTCACCGTGCACGGCGATTTCATCTAAACCGCTACCATAGACAACCATGCCTTTGTGCAGACCCAGTTCGCGTAAGGTTTCAGCGATCGGTTCCAGCAGGTCAGCAGAATAGACACCCATTAGCTGATAGGTTGGACGCGCCGGATTGATGAGCGGGCCGAGCACGTTAAAGATAGTACGGGTTTTCAGTGCCTGACGCACCGGCGCTGCGAAGCGCATACCGCTGTGATATTGCGGCGCAAACAGGAAGCAGACGTTGGCCTCATCCAGACAATGCCGTGCGGTTTCCGGGCTCATATCCAGTTTGATGCCGAGTTTGTCCAGTAGATCGGAAGAGCCGGTTTTCGATGACACGCTGCGATTGCCGTGTTTAGCTACTTTGATACCGCAAGTTGCACCGACCAGTGCCGCCGTGGTGGAGATATTGATGGTATGCAGGCCATCACCACCGGTGCCGACGATATCGCAGAACTCATAATCCGGACGAGGAAACGGCTTGGCGGCGGCAATCAGTGCCTTGGCTGCGCCGACAATTTCAGACGGGCTTTCACCTTTGACTTTCAGTGCAGTCAGCAACGATGAAAGCACGATAGGATCCATCTCGCCGCGCAATAATTCACCGAACAGCTGTTCACTTTCGATGCTGGTCAGTGATTCACCGCGGTATAAACCTTCCAGAGAAACTGTCATTCTCAGACCTCCTTGTCTGTGGCCGTGACAAACGCCAGACTTTGGGTCAGTAGTTTAGCGCCATCGGTGGTCATAATCGATTCAGGATGGAACTGAAAACCCAGTACGCGATCGGCGCGATGCAATACAGCCATCGGCATTTCTTGATAGCGAGCGATCACTTCCAGCTCATCGGGGACATAAGTCGCCACCAGCGAGTGATAACGGGCCACCGGTAATGGCTGATTCATACCGGTGAACATGTCTTTGCCGGTATGTTCGATTTTCGAGACTTTGCCGTGCACAAATTCACCAGCGGAACCTACCGTGCCGCCGTAATATTCACAAATAGCCTGATGACCGAGACAGATACCTATGATGGGTACTTTACCACGGCACAATCCAATCAGTTCGATCATGCAGCCCGCTTCATGCGGCGCACCGGGACCGGGAGAGAGCACCAGTACCGGATTATCGGCACTGGCCATGATCTGTTCATAAATCTGATGGGCTGGCAGATTGTTACGGTAAATTTTGACGGTATGACCGAGGCTGCGGAACTGATCCACCAGGTTATAGGTAAACGAGTCGAAGTTATCCAACAGGAAGATGGTATTAAGCATGGGCAGCCTCCTTGTTAACCTGAGCAGCCTGTGTGGCCTGGGCGGTAATTTCAGCAAGGGTGGTTCCGTGTGCCAGCGCAATGGCATTCAGCACCGCAGCAGCTTTGCCGCGAGTTTCATCCGCTTCGGCCTGTGGTTTGGAATCAAACACCACACCGGCACCGGCCTGCACATAAGCAATGCCGTTTTTCACAAAGGCAGAGCGGATCACGATGCAGGTATCCATATCGCCATCGCTGTTGAGATAACCCACGGCACCACCGTAGCTGCCACGACGTTTTTGTTCTACTTCGCGGATCAGCTCAGAAGCCCGGATTTTAGGGGCCCCTGTCAATGTGCCCATATTCATGCAGGCCTGATAGGCGTGCAGCGCATCCAGATCATGACGCAAGGTACCAACAACACGGGAAACCAGATGCATCACGTGACTGTAACGATCGACTTTAAGCAGATCTTTGACGTAACGACTGCCTGGTTCGCTGATGCGGGCAATGTCGTTACGCGCCAGATCGACCAGCATCAGATGCTCGGCGGTTTCTTTAGCATCCTGACGCAGTTCCAGCTCCAGGCGGCCATCCAGATCCAGATTCACAGAACCATCAGCATTCAGGCCGCGGCGACGGGTACCGGCAATCGGATACATTTCCACCTGGCGGCTCTTATGTTCAAATTTGACCGCACTTTCCGGTGAGGCGCCGAACAAGGTGAAATCCTGATCGTTCATATAGAACATATAGGGACTTGGGTTGGTGCGTTTCAGTTCGCGGTAAGCAGACAGTGGCTGTGGGCACGGCAGGCTGAAGCAGCGTGATGGCACCACCTGGAAGATATCGCCTTTACGGATATTACCTTTCAGTTTTTCTACATCAGCACAATACGCTTTATCGCTCTTATCCACATTCAGCTGTGAAGGCAGCGCTTCTTTTTTAGAGATGCCATTCGGGCGGAAGTGATTGCAATACTCTTTCAGTGCCGCCAGACGATGTTGCAGCCGTGGCAATTCGTGAGCGCCAGATTCACCACCAAACAGTGCTGCTTGCAGATGGGTGGTTTTGCGAATGTGATCGATCTGGATCAGGGTTTCTGCCACATAGAAGCAGAAATCCGGGCAGGTATTATCACTATCTTCGACATCAGGCAGTTGTTCAAAATTGGCAATCAGGTCATACGCGAAGATACCGCCAAGGAACAGATTCACTGCCTCTGCATCGATGCTGTGAGTCAGCAGGGTGCGTAAACTATCCAGTACAGAAAGCGCCTTCAGGCGGCTGTCTTCATCCTGAATTCCGCTAATCTGCGGGAAAGTCAATTGTAACTGGGTGGAGTTACGTTGTTTGTTAACTTCGTCAGGCAAGGTGCTGCTTAACAGATTCAGTACAGCCTCACCATTGCTGTTCAGCGCGGTGGCAGTGACGACATGCCCCTGACAGACCATACGCACACAAGCATCAATCAACAACATGCTCTGGGTGCCGGTTTTGGTATCAATTTCGGCGGATTCCAACAGCAGGCTGTTGTCGGCTGGTTCGGTCAGTTGAGTGAAAAGTTCTAATGGATCAGCGACATAGTGGGCTTTCTCACGCAGAGTGAGACGTTGACCGGTAGGGAGAGAAGGGCTCATTGTTGTACTCCCGCAATTAATAATTTCATGGCATTACTCCTTTGACAAAAATTCATAGTTAACAGTCAGTTATTCAGATTTTTTGCCATCGCCATGTTTGTTTATGTCGCTGAATCATTTATTCGTCCCTGTATTTTTTTGCGTATAAAAAAAAGACCCGCTATGCTAGCGGGCCTTTTTGGGAATTCTGTCTGCTTTATTTTTTGAAAATAGCCGAAACCCCACACCCGCTTTAAGGAGTGTGCCACCACCAACGAAAGGTTTGGGTCTGGTTAAAAGTCATTTTCAAAAACCAAGTTCAGTTAAAGTGGTTACAGTTAAACTATATTGACACCAGCTTGTCAAGCTCCTTTTACAATTGAACCACGAGAACATGAATGCGAATAGATTTACACAGCCACTCGACCTGCTCTGATGGCAAGTTATCGCCCATGGAGCTGATGGCCCGAGCCGTTGAAAAAGAAGTCGATGTTCTTGCACTGACAGACCATGACTCGATAGCTGGCATTGCTCTGGCTCAGGCCGCCATTCATGAAAATAATCTGCCTTTGTTTCTGGTGCCGGGTGTCGAGATTTCCTGTACCTGGGATGCTATCGAAATTCATGTCGTGGGTTTAGATGTGGATATTCATCATCCGGTGTTGCTGGCCTTACTGGCTCGACAAGAAAATGCGCGTACAGAACGCGGTATTGAACTTGGGCGCCGATTGGAGAAAAACCGCATTCCCGGTTGTTATGAGGGTGCACAGGCACTGGCAGGTGACGGTATGCTGACCCGAGCGCATTTTGCCCGCTATCTGGTAGAACAAAAGCATTGTAAAACCATGCAGAACGCGTTTGATCGTTATCTGGCGCGCGGTGCCCGTGCGTATGTGCCGCATAACTGGGCATCGATTGAAGAAGTGGTTTCGGTTATTCATGCTGCTGGCGGAAAAGCCGTATTGGCACATCCTGCACGCTATAAACTTTCTACTAAGTGGCTGAAACGTCTTCTGGTATTATTTAAAGAAGCTGGTGGCGATGCCATCGAAGTGAGTTTATGTCAGCAAAGTCCGCAGGAGCGGTCAACCTTGGGTCAATATTGCCGGGATTATGGTTTGATGGCATCTGTTGGCTCAGATTTTCATGCACCGCTACCTTGGGTTGAGTTAGGAAAAAACTTGTGGTTACCCAAGGATGTTGACCCCGTCTGGCATGCATTTTCTGCATTTCCTGACGTCCCGAATGGGGAGGAATTATGAGTCAATATTTTGTTGTTCATCCGGTTAATCCACAAACACGGCTGATTAATCAGGCGGTTGGTATTCTTCGCCAGGGCGGTGTGATTGTTTATCCGACAGATTCTGGTTATGCCTTGGGCTGTCTGATTGGTGATAAAAATGCACTGGAGCGGGTTTGTCGCATCCGGCATCTGGAAGGGGAACATAACTTCACGTTACTGTGCAGTGATCTTTCTGAATTATCGGTGTATGCCAAAATAGACAATACGGCATTCCGTTTAATTAAAAATAATACGCCGGGTGCCTATACTTTTATTCTGAAAGCGACCAAGGAAGTACCGCGTCGCCTGATGAACGAGAAAAAGAAAACCATCGGGATACGAGTTCCGACCAATAAGATTGCTCAAGCACTGTTAGTGGAATTGGGTGAACCGTTAATGTCCAGCACCCTGATCCTGCCCGGTCAGGCATTGGCGGAAGCGGATCCGGAAGCGATCCGTGAAAAGCTGGAAAAAGTTGTTGATTTGATCGTTGATGGCGGAACGCAAGGCGAACAGCCGACGACCGTTGTCGATTTTTCAGAAGATGAGCCTAAAGTGGTACGCTTCGGTGCCGGAGATCCGACACCGTTTGAATGATTGAGGCAAAGCATGAGCGAAAAACTGCAAAAAGTACTGGCTCGAGCGGGTGTGGGTTCCCGTCGTGAGATGGAGACAGTGATCAGCGAAGGTCGCGTCAGTGTCAATGGCAAAGTTGCCACACTGGGTGATCGAGTTGAAGCAAAAGATGTGATCCGCGTGGATGGTCATCAGATCGCAGTACCGACTGTGAATGATGTGATCTGTCGTGTGCTGGCTTATCACAAGCCGGAAGGGGAAATGTGTACTCGTCATGACCCTGAGGGGCGTCCGACCGTGTTTGACCGGTTACCCCGGATCAAAGATTCGCGTTGGGTGGCGGTAGGGCGTCTGGATGTGAATACCTCCGGGCTGTTGCTGTTCACTACCGATGGTGAACTGGCGAACCGATTGATGCATCCAAGCCATGAAGTGGAGCGTGAATATGCGGTGCGAGTGTTCGGTGAAGTCACCGAAGGCATGCTGCAGAAACTGCGCCACGGTGTGCAACTGGAAGATGGTCCGGCCAAGTTTGACAAGATCGTTGCGATGGGCGGCGAAGGTTTGAACCAATGGTTCAACGTGACCCTCTGCGAAGGTCGTAACCGCGAAGTTCGTCGTTTGTGGGAATCGCTGGATGTGCAGGTTAGCCGTCTGATGCGTGTTCGCTATGGCGATATCAAGCTGGAAAAAACCTTACCCCGCGGTGGTTGGGAGGAATTACAACTGCCGCAGGTGAACTATCTGCGTAAGCTGGTGGGGTTGCCACCAGAAGAGCGCAGTAAAGTTTTTGCGGTTGATGATCGTAAGAGCCAGTTCAAACAGGCTGCGCAGATCCGCCGTGCTGTCCGCCGTCATCGTGAACGTAGTGTTTTACAAGGTGATGACGCGGTTGTCGAAATCACGGAATCAGCACCGGTAAGAGCTAAAGTTCAACGGGCTGCCCCGCCTGTATCTCGTGACCGGGATGATGAAAAAGGCTGGGAAAACGCCCGTCAGCGTTTGCATGATGATGCCCCGCGTAAAAAAGCGCGTCCTGCGGGCAATCGTCAGCGTATCACGCGTGTCGGAAAGACAGGTCGATAAGTTATGAGTCAGACGAAACGTAAAGCAGTCGTGGTATTCAGCGGCGGACAGGATAGCACGACCTGTCTGCTCTATGCCGTGCAGCAGTATGATGAAGTACATGCCATTACCTTTGATTATGGTCAGCGGCATGTACTGGAAATTGAAGTGGCCAAAAAGATCGCCGCTGATCTCAATCTGGCTGCGCATAAAGTGCTGGATGTTGGCCTGTTGAACGAGCTTGCGGTGTCGGCGCTGACGCGGGATGCCATTCCGGTCAGCAACGAACTGCAGGAAAATGGCTTGCCGAATACCTTCGTACCGGGTCGTAACATTCTGTTTTTAACGCTGGCTGCAATTTATGCCTATCAGGTCGGTGCTGATACCGTGATCACCGGTGTGTGTGAGACCGATTTCTCTGGCTATCCTGATTGCCGGGATGACTTCGTCAAAGCGCTGAACAAGGCGTGTGTGCTGGGTATGGAGAAAAACATCCGTTTTGAAACGCCGCTAATGTGGCTGAACAAGGCGGAGACCTGGGCGTTGGCAGACAAGATTGGTCGTCTCGATTATGTGCGGCAGAACACGCTGACTTGCTATAACGGCATCATTGGCGATGGTTGTGGTGAATGCCCGTCCTGCAAGCTGCGGGCGAAAGGGCTGCACGATTACGAGCAAGCACCGGATGCAGTCATGGCTGTGTTAAATAGCAAATTAAACTGATATTTCTGGTGAGTCAGATTAATGCATATATGAGTTATTTTACTCGTTTAGTGAGGTGTCCAGTAATGCTGGGCCAGATCACAAACTGTAAATATCACTACATAGTGCAAAATGTGGTTATCAGAAGAGAAAAAATGGTTGCCGATAGAGATATTTGCTGATGTGAAACGTATCCATTTTATGGATCATTGTGATCAGCATCTAGAGGTAATCCTATGAAGATGGCATATCGTTTAACCCAATGCGCTGTGGTAATAGTTATGCTGTTTAGCGTGGCAAGTTGCTCAAACATGTCGAGACAGGATAAAAATACCGCGATTGGTGCCAGTATCGGCGCCGTCGGGGGTGCCATACTGACTGAAGGTAGTACAGTCGGTACTCTTGGCGGTGCGGCTGTCGGTGGCATTATCGGACACGAAATCAAGAAATAGGAGTAAACAGGTAGTCACTCGACTTTTGGTTATGTGTCACAAACGAACTAAATCCGGGGGTTTTAACCCTCGGATTGCCATGATATCCAATCTATTACAGGAAGCATGGATTCTGTTTGCCAAAGACCGCAACGATCTTTTTCAGAACCCTAAATTGACCGCGATATGCAGAAGGTGCGTCATAAGGCCCGGTATTGGGCGTCATCTGTCGATAAAACTGATTTAAGGCTTCCGAATCTTTTTATAACTGCATGAAAAACCTGCATTCTATTGAAGTGTGCTGGCTTCTTCTTTTTCTGGCGTTATGATTTGCTCTTATTTTTTCTTAAGGTCGAAATTGTATGCAGCAATTAGAAGGTGAAATTGTTCAGCAGATTTCAGGATTAGTGCATGGTGAGCCTGATCTGATCGCCAATTTATCGAATGTCAGTGCGCTACTTAATGAATATCTTGCTGATATCAACTGGGTTGGCTTTTACATCATGCGTGAAGGCGAACTGGTGCTTGGTCCGTTTCAAGGTAAGGTTGCCTGCATCCGTATTCCGGTTGGTCGGGGCGTTTGTGGTGCCGCGGCAGCAACCGGAACCACACAGCGAGTGGAGGATGTGCACGCCTTCCCTGGTCATATTGCCTGTGACAGTGCCAGCAATTCAGAATTAGTGGTGCCGATCATCGTAAACGATCGTGTCGTGGCTGTGCTGGATATTGATAGCCCGAAATATGCCCGCTTTACGCCTGAAATCCAGCAGGAAATGGAAGCGATTGCAGACGTATTAGCAACACTGAACTGGTGATGAAACCGGCCAGTATTGCGCTGGCCGGTGCTTGAACATTATGGTGTGACAAAGTTATTAGTGAGGGTTGTCGAGCCTGTGCTGCTTGGCACCAATATGCCTGTATGAGCTTCGGCGACCGTGGGAACAAAGCTGCTTTCATTGCCATTATCGGTGAGTGTATCACTGGCTGCATTGCAGACCAGCACCACATCGTAAGTGCCCGGTTCGACATAATTCAGTTGATAAGAACTGACACCATTGGTGGTCGAGATTAAAGATGTTAACACGGGCCCGCCATTGGCTGGATCATAGTCGATCCCCAGATAGGGTGGCGTGATGCTATCACTGTTGTAGAGATAGACACCGGCTGCACTCAGATCGCCATTGCAATAGAGGCTGTTCACATTACCCGTGATGGTGCTCAGTGTACTGACAGTGAGTAATTTGACGCCGGTCGGTTTCAGTTTGTAGTAGGGGGTATTATTGGTGTTGGGTAACACCAGTGCATGACGCAAATTAAACTCTAACTGAAACGAAAGAACGCCACCAATAGACGCAGTAAATGGGGTCGTGGTTTTGACTTCGCCACTCGGGACTTGTAACGGCAAGATTGTACCGTCTGACTCTTCGACATAAGAAGTCGGTTGTGTGGTTGCAGCTCCCGTCAGGTCATTGAGGAAGTTGGTGCGTCCGTCTTCAACCATGAGACGCAGTTGTTCATAGGTGCCACTGGGAATGGCGGTATTTGTCAGCAGAGCATGCTTGGCGCCATCATGATATTTCAGCAAATCCAGATACAAGAAAGCCGGATTGCCTGATGAATCCTGAGGGATGGTATAGCCGGTAGGTAAACAACCATCATTGTTGGTTGTTGGGATGAGATTTAAATTGCTCCATACTGATTCGGTGGTTGCGCCATTCAGTTTTAGCCGCAGGCTGTTGATGGCAATACAAACTTTTTTGGCGCTGTCGACCGGTGCATCAGAGACAGACAAGTTCATCTGGGACGTTGAGTCCATACCACTGCCCCCGCCGCCACAACCAGTCAGAAGCAAGAAGAAAAGTGCTACGGAACTCATTAGATATTTCATACATCATTCCTTTTGTCGGGTGAGACATACAAATTATAGATCAGACAACCATCATCATTGAGAATGTGAACTATTATTGTTTATTCGTGCCTATTTTTAACGCTGGTAAATTTTTTTTCCGTCAATAAAAAAACAGAAGCTAGTTTATGCGGAAACGTGACTGGCGAGGGATGTTTTCTGGATTAAAACGACTACAGTTTTAATAGCTATACAGCTTTCGCAATCTAGGAGTTCGCTATGTCTAACCAAGATAAGCTGGAGATTGCCAAACTCACACTTCACTACCTTATTTCCATTCAGACCTCAGAAAATGCGACGCATGCGTTGCGGCGTCTTGAAGCGGAAGCAGGGCGATGCTCTGATCCAGATACGTTTGGGGCTCTATATCAAGTGGTCTTCAAGGAAATAGAGGTGAGTGTAGCCACAGATCAAAACAATAAAACTAATTCATAGCGTGTAAAGATTAACCAATCAGTCAGACATTCTGAATGTGTAGCTGACGTTACAGTTGCGCAATGTTACCATCAAACAACTGTATATAAACACATAATTAAGTTGTAACCGTTATGATGGCAAAAACGCATCAGGCATTTGCAGTATTCAGTGTCTTGATGGTCGATAAATTTGTACCGGGTTTGGTTGGTAATCTGTGTGTTGCGTGTTGTTTGGGGTTCATTGGCGCGCTGTTGCCAGATCTCGATTCTCCCCAAAGCTCCTTCGGACGAATAGTGCCGATGTTAAGTAAACCATTTCATAAAATCTTAGGTCACCGTACGGTTACACACAGCCTGTTTGCGGTGGCGGTGTTGCATTTTACTTTCATGGCCTTTTCTCTGAAACCAAGTTATAGCAATGCCATCTGTGTTGGTTATATCAGTCATATCATTGGCGACATGCTTATCGGAAAAAATGGTGTGACGCTGTTTTGGCCGTTAAAACAAAAATGCAGTATTAATCCTATCCGAATTCCGGTTGCTGGTTTTGGTGAATATGTTGTTTTTAATTTGCTGATTGTTTGCATTGCAGCCAGAGGATTACACCAGTTTGAACCCGAAGCCTATCATCTGCTGTTAAAGGGAATATCGCTGATTGTTTAAGATATTATGAAGGAGAAACAAATGAATCATGGTTCTCGTTTGTGAATGTATCAATTTTTTTATCTATCTCATTGTATATAAATGATTTTATTTTAAACAAAAAATAAATTTTGTTTTTCAGCTCGAACCAGGTTCTATTCGCGGGTTGAAGTCATGAATATCTGTTTATTTATTACCTCTTCGCTTTGAATTTTAGTCAGGAAACAGCACTGAGGAAGTGTTAGCTTACGTAAAGATTTGTTTAAAAAATGATCAATTTCACTTTGTCTTGATCGGTTTTCTTGTTAGTATTGCGGCAAGTTTACATGGGATGAATCCAGTGATTCTCTTGGTTTCACCGAGTTCATTCTGTCGCAGATACACTATGAGTCTGTATGTAAGCGTGGGGTCGAATTTTTCGATTCAGTTACCATCGAAAGCACTCCCGAAATAGCAAGCCCCGGGTAACCGGGTGCACGCAAAGCCACAGGTCCACTGCATCTACAGTGGATGGCTGGGTTACCGAAGGAGCGCGTAAAAAACGCTGCGTTTTGGGCGCTTTCGAGGTTTTTTTACTTGAGGGTACCCAAAATGATATCTCTATGCGCTTCCAAAGCGGCTGGTTTTGGCTTGTCTGCTCGTGTTCGCCGGTTTGCATTGTTGCTGACGGCACTCGGCGGGCTAGGCGGAGCTTATACGCCTACGCCAGTAATGGCTGAACCGGCAACACAAGCGGCTTCAGCGGTCTATCCCTCTCAATTAAGACAACAAACCACAGAACTTGCTCAGTTGATGGCGCGCTATCGTCAAGCTGATGAAAATGAGCAAGCCAATCTGCTCAATGAAATACAATCGCTGGTCGCACAACGTAAAGATCTCATGCTTAAATTGCTGGCAGACAACCCTGCGACGGTTGTGCAGGCGGCTTTACCAGCTCAGGCTGCTTTGGGTATGCCAAACAGCGTCCAGGCACAATTAGAACAACTGCGAACCCATGAAGGTCAATTGTTGGTTGCTTATGAAGATTATCCTGATGGCAGCCACAAACTGCGCCATTTTTTGAATACAACGGCAGGTGAGCAGTTGGAATTACACTTCACCGGTGATGAGCCTGCACTGCAAAGTGGTGGTCATGCCCGCGTGAAAGGGATTCAGATCGATAATAATCTGGTGTTGGATCAGAGTGCTCTGCAAATGGAAGCACTGAATGGTAGCACCAGTTCAACCACAACGAGCGGGGTAACGGTTCAGCCCAACACGTTTGGTGAGCAAAAAACCTTAGTCATGCTGGTCAATTTTCAGGATGCCCCGACTAATCAGCCATGGACTGTCGATCAGGCACGCAGCATGGTCTTTACCAATGTCAGCAACTATTTTCTTGAAGACTCTTATCAGCAGACATGGCTAAGTGGTGATGTGCTGGGCTGGTTTACGGTTGCGGTAGACAGTACCAATTGTGATACCACCACTATTGCGCAACAGGCCGATGCAGCAGCTACCAATGCGGGAGCCAATCTGTCTGCTTACCAGCACAAGATTTATATTTTCCCGAATACCAGTGCGTGTGGCTGGACTGGCATGGGGACAGTTGGCGGTTCGCCTTCTCAAAGCTGGATCAACGGCTCCATGCAGGTTTCCACCATCGGTCATGAAATGGGTCACAACTTCGGGCTGCAACATTCCCATGCGCTGGAGTGTGGCGCGACCACACTGGGTACTTCCTGTCAGTCTATCGAATACGGTGATCGTGACGATATCATGGGCAACTATGTTGCCGGTCATATGGCACCATTCCAGAAATTACAGTTAGGCTGGTTAGGTTATGGTTCATC
It contains:
- a CDS encoding aminodeoxychorismate/anthranilate synthase component II, coding for MLNTIFLLDNFDSFTYNLVDQFRSLGHTVKIYRNNLPAHQIYEQIMASADNPVLVLSPGPGAPHEAGCMIELIGLCRGKVPIIGICLGHQAICEYYGGTVGSAGEFVHGKVSKIEHTGKDMFTGMNQPLPVARYHSLVATYVPDELEVIARYQEMPMAVLHRADRVLGFQFHPESIMTTDGAKLLTQSLAFVTATDKEV
- the rnm gene encoding RNase RNM; translated protein: MRIDLHSHSTCSDGKLSPMELMARAVEKEVDVLALTDHDSIAGIALAQAAIHENNLPLFLVPGVEISCTWDAIEIHVVGLDVDIHHPVLLALLARQENARTERGIELGRRLEKNRIPGCYEGAQALAGDGMLTRAHFARYLVEQKHCKTMQNAFDRYLARGARAYVPHNWASIEEVVSVIHAAGGKAVLAHPARYKLSTKWLKRLLVLFKEAGGDAIEVSLCQQSPQERSTLGQYCRDYGLMASVGSDFHAPLPWVELGKNLWLPKDVDPVWHAFSAFPDVPNGEEL
- a CDS encoding anthranilate synthase component 1, with amino-acid sequence MSPSLPTGQRLTLREKAHYVADPLELFTQLTEPADNSLLLESAEIDTKTGTQSMLLIDACVRMVCQGHVVTATALNSNGEAVLNLLSSTLPDEVNKQRNSTQLQLTFPQISGIQDEDSRLKALSVLDSLRTLLTHSIDAEAVNLFLGGIFAYDLIANFEQLPDVEDSDNTCPDFCFYVAETLIQIDHIRKTTHLQAALFGGESGAHELPRLQHRLAALKEYCNHFRPNGISKKEALPSQLNVDKSDKAYCADVEKLKGNIRKGDIFQVVPSRCFSLPCPQPLSAYRELKRTNPSPYMFYMNDQDFTLFGASPESAVKFEHKSRQVEMYPIAGTRRRGLNADGSVNLDLDGRLELELRQDAKETAEHLMLVDLARNDIARISEPGSRYVKDLLKVDRYSHVMHLVSRVVGTLRHDLDALHAYQACMNMGTLTGAPKIRASELIREVEQKRRGSYGGAVGYLNSDGDMDTCIVIRSAFVKNGIAYVQAGAGVVFDSKPQAEADETRGKAAAVLNAIALAHGTTLAEITAQATQAAQVNKEAAHA
- the trpD gene encoding anthranilate phosphoribosyltransferase; the protein is MTVSLEGLYRGESLTSIESEQLFGELLRGEMDPIVLSSLLTALKVKGESPSEIVGAAKALIAAAKPFPRPDYEFCDIVGTGGDGLHTINISTTAALVGATCGIKVAKHGNRSVSSKTGSSDLLDKLGIKLDMSPETARHCLDEANVCFLFAPQYHSGMRFAAPVRQALKTRTIFNVLGPLINPARPTYQLMGVYSADLLEPIAETLRELGLHKGMVVYGSGLDEIAVHGETQVAEIQGEHIRYYTLTPADFGLKYHTLEAIRGGEPEENRQITENLLAGKGTEAQQTAIAINLAPLLKMGGLVENLKQGAEMAIETLRSGDALDKVTQLATLSHKE
- the trpCF gene encoding bifunctional indole-3-glycerol-phosphate synthase TrpC/phosphoribosylanthranilate isomerase TrpF translates to MLFNQALASTVLGKIVADKALWIAARKAAQPLETFLTSLTPSDRDFVNALRGKTAFILECKKASPSKGLIRDDFSPSAIAKVYGRYASAISVLTDEKYFQGNFAFLPQVRKEVSVPVLCKDFIIDPYQIYLARHHQADAILLMLSVLNDEQYRELATVAKSLNMGVLTEAISEEEIERAIALGAEVIGINNRDLRDLKIDLNRTRELAPLVPKDRVVICESGIYHHAQVKDLAHYANGFLVGSSLMEEADLDMACRKLILGQNKVCGLTRTEDAKTAYTAGAVFGGLIFVEGSPRCVSVAQANAITDAAPLNYVGVFRNASKETIQSVVETLKLFAVQLHGDETESYIKQLRSLIPGCQIWKAIAISDSLPELNYSADRLLLDSKVGNQSGGTGHSFDWSLLADLPKEKLMLAGGINPDNIAAAVKVGCLGLDLNSGVESAPGIKDADKIQRAFVALRNY